The stretch of DNA GAGGCGTCGCATGACTGCGCGCCGGACCTCTACCATGTGTCCTACGACTTCTCTGACTGGCCCGTCTGGCGCGCGGAATGGCGGGTTCAGGGGCCGCGAAAGGACTACACCCTCGTCTCGGACTACACGCCCGAAAGGTGATTTCGCCTTGCGTGAACGGGGTACCGGGTGCAAAACATCCCGAAACGCAATCGAAGAGGAACCGAGATGGCGACTGCGATGACCGACAAGGTGCTGGCGGACCTGGGCCCCGATCAGGGCACGGCGCTGTGGATCAAGCGGGTGGCGCTGGTGGTGCTGGGCGTGGCGCTGCTGGCCGCGACGGCAAAGATCAAGGTGATGATCCCGCCCTCGCCGGTGCCGATCACGATGACGACCTTCGCGGTGCTGACCATCGGGGCGGCCTATGGCGCGCGGCTCGGGTTCGCCACTGTGTTCGGCTACCTGGCGCTGGGCGCCATGGGCTACGACGTCTTCGCCTCGTCCTCGGCGACGGCGAACGGCATCGCCTACATGGGTGGCAGCACCGGCGGCTACCTGCTGGGCTACCTGCTGGCGACCGCCGCGATCGGTGCGCTGGCGCGGCGCGGCTGGGACCGGAGCGTTGGCGGCATGGCGCTGGCGATGCTGGTCGGCACCGCGCTGATCTATGTGCCGGGCGTCGCCTGGCTGGGCATGCTCTATGGCTGGGACCAGCCGATCCTGGCCT from Halovulum dunhuangense encodes:
- a CDS encoding biotin transporter BioY translates to MATAMTDKVLADLGPDQGTALWIKRVALVVLGVALLAATAKIKVMIPPSPVPITMTTFAVLTIGAAYGARLGFATVFGYLALGAMGYDVFASSSATANGIAYMGGSTGGYLLGYLLATAAIGALARRGWDRSVGGMALAMLVGTALIYVPGVAWLGMLYGWDQPILAWGLTPFLIGDAMKLALAALILPLVWKLVGDART